The DNA region TCGCATTTTGAAAAAGGATAAGCTTTTTCAAAAGCTCCAACACACAGACGATCCTGAGCTTATTTACATCAGCACATTGAAACGCTCCGTTCCCGCATTCAAGAAACTTTACGAGGATAAAGCAGATCCATATTTGCTGGATGTCCCTTACGATCCAACTGATGTTACCCAAGGGGTCTACCAATGGCGGCCCGACAACCTTCGCGCACTAAAAACGCTGATTTCGAATAATTTCCCGTTTCACGTTTCGCTCCCTGAGTTCTTGTCGAGTTACACCCGAAGCGACATTATGACGCTTGAGAAAAGCAATAATGTCGTAAAGCTGGTAATGCACCGATATTCCGTCTGCAACAGAGTTTGGTCAGAAATCAGGCTTCCAGTACTCGACGATCTTCTGAGCCAATATTACCCCACTGCGGTCGACGTCATCGCCATCGTTCTTTTTCTGATGCTCCAATCGGGCTGGAACAAAGAATCCGTAATGTCACTGGATCAGGATAACTTCGAGCACGTTCTGACTGGTGCCATCGGCGAGAGCCTAGCCGTCATTTTCTCAGAGAAAAACAAGTCACAGAGTACTGGGAAGCCTTACTTCGACCCTAAGCAGATTGTCGCTCAGAGTGACAAAAGTGATCCTTATTCGATCTACAACTTGATCAAGCTTGCTAGAGAGCTGACCGAACCGCTGCGGGACAAGCCCTTCGACGTTATGCCTATTAGTCGGGACGATGATTCAATGAACCGACTTTTTTGCTTTCTTCGCCCATGGGGTGAATGGAGCGGAAAAGGTGGGCGTCATTCGTCTCTCAGTAACCAAAAAGCTTTCATGATGGGCGTGCGTGCTTTCTTGGATGCCTATCCCATCATTGAAAATGGCCGCCGGTTGGTGGGTGCAAAGGACCTTACTAGACGTTTGCGCCCTACTTGGGAGCTATACAAGCGCAAGGAGCACCCGCTGAGCTTCCTCAGCACTCAAATGGGCCATAGTGATGTCAACACAACCGACATCTACTATGACAGCTCGGGGATAGCGACACAGGGGCGTAAAGGACGCCTGAGAAGTGAGCTGGAAGCCATCGTATCGCTCCTGCGCGCTCGTCAATTCACCGGGCTTCTCGGAAAGCGTGCTCAAAAGGACGCCGCAGCTGAGTTGAAGATTTTCACCATTCCGGGTCAGGAAAATGCGCTTTGGGGATGCGCGAATCAGTTCTCTCCGGATTGGATTGGCGCTGAGCGCTACGTCACTCCAGGGAAGAAATGCTGCTACATCCAACATTGCCTCGGATGCAGCCAGATTCGCGTTTTTGAAGAGTCACTGCCTTTTCTAATCGAACATCTTGCACACATCGAGGAGCAACTCGAAGCGCGAGAGGAGACCAGCTACATGTCTGGCCTTGAGATCGAGAAGCAAATCATCGAATACATCCTCGATCAGTGGGGCGACGACGATGCAATCAGGCTCGCAGCTCGCTACCAGCGGAAACACAATCCACTGCTTCCGCGGGACTTGGCATCGCTCCGAATCCTGTTTGATGAAGAGGACTTTGATGAAGGACAGCTCGCTCAACGCCAACCTGAGTGGGACGAGCGTGGACAGCTTGAAGTGGAGCACCAGCACGATGGGCATCGCAAAGTAGAGGAGGATCAGTTCGATGAGTGATTTCAATGCAATGGAAATCTCAGATGACGAGGACTCGCTCGACGCTGAGCTGATCGCTGAGTTTGAGCTGGATCGGCAAGACGCTGCTCTTTCCGAGCTGGCTGACTTGATCCACGAGTCGAATGTCGTGCCAGGAAGCAATATTGGATTGGCCAAAAAACTGGAGCTGGATCCGACCGGATCGTTCTCGGTGTCGGACTACGCTCGCTATAGCGATCCTGTATGGCCTTTCGAAAATGCAAACAATATGTTCCCTAACCGCGTCAAATTCGATCGCACGCTGGAAGGGTCGAACACTTTAAAGCGCGCACTCATTTTCCATCTCATCCCTGACTTTTCACCCTTCAACGCGATCCGCAGCTACTCAACGACTAAAAGCAAAGGCTATGCGTATCGCGTGTTAGAGAAATACGTGTTCCAAGCGAACAAGCTTAATGCGACGCCAGCCCATATCCAGATCATTTCGACGCCGATGCTTCTTGCTGCTCTGGATGAAGCCAAAAATAGCCAAGCGAGTTCTGACTACAAAGAGCTGTATTTCTTTATTCGTTTCTGGGGCGCCCTGTCGGCTCAAAAATTGATACCTCCAGAGCTTTGCTTGCAGGCAGATCTGCGTAAGGTCGATACCAAGGAGAGACAGCGCGACATCGTTGCGCATTTCACAGGGTTGATGCAGGCGTGGGTTCCTTACTCTGAGTCAGACCTCGAAAAACTAATGGACTATTCGTTGTTCTGGCTGGAGGAAGCGATTCCGCACGTCTTGGAAGCCAAGAGACACGTGGAGGAAAATGGCTATCAAAAGATCGCGGGCTACAGCATTGGTCGCGCTCAAGAGTTGCCCACGTTTGAAAAGCTTTTCAACGTTGAGATTAAGGGCAAAAAAGTGCTTGGCTATGGCAAGCGGATCGCCACGCACAAAAGAAACGCTCAGTACAATTACACTTGGATTGCTGATTACGGGATCACGCTAGACCACATCAGGAATGCCATCTTCATCATGTTGGCCTTGGTTACTGGCATGCGGAAATCAGAGCTGTCCCGCGTGAAATTTGATCACATTTACACTGACGAAAACGGCGTTTTTTGGATCACTGTCACCCGAACCAAGACAAGCAAGGACCCAATCTATAAAGGAGAAACGCAAGCGCTCCCACTGCCCGAATTCGTCGGTACGAAAATTCGAGAGTTCGAGGAGTTGCGCAGCATTGAACCTTTCATGCGGGAAGGTTTTTTGTTCCAAGCAAATCAAAGCGTAAGGCCCCTTAAAAAAGCAACACCGGCCATCATCAACACTCTCATCATTCAGCTGAAGAGCCAGATCAATGTAGACAGGATTCACTGTCACCGCTTTCGGAAGACCATTGCAGAGATCTTGATCAACCGAGATGAGCGGAATATCGACCTGATCCGATTCCTTTTCGGTCACCACAGTTATGCAATGAGCATGAAGTACATCGCGCGTAACCCGTATCTCGTGCGATCAGTGGCTCAGGCTCTTGAAGAGAGTTTTAGTCACGAATTTCATGAAATCGTGAGCGCGGTTAGGGACGGGGCGTATTCGGGAGAAACCGCCAATAGGCTGGCCTCCCAGATCGCCGAGCGGCCAGCTGACTTTTCTGGGAAGCAGCTCAAGACATCCATTCTTGTTTACGTAACTCACCTGATCACTTCAGGCGAGCCCATTTTTATCAACCGCACAGCAATGGGTACGTATTGCGTTAGCGCGGAGCACTTCACCATCGACAATTTGCCTCCTTGCTTGAAAGGTAGGGCCGTGCTTGATGAAAACCTGATGCCCGACCCAAGCAATTGTCAAATCGAGTGCCGCCATGCGGTAGTTGTCGAAAAAGCGAAGCAGTCTATTCAGGACAACATCGTTTTTTATCAGGCGTTATTGAGCAACGCTGCGGGGGGTATAACCAAGTCCGTGAAGACCTCGTTGCTCAAGCGGATCGAGGCTCATGAGTCGCACCTAGAAAATCTGAACACCAGTAGGCAGTCCAAGCAAAGGCTAATTAGTCTCGTAGAGGCCTCTGCATGAGTACTATGGCCACCAGGAAGAAACTGATCAAGCTCATCGCGGAGCATCAATTCGGGGGTAACGGAGAAAAGCTGAAGATTGAGGACTTGGCTGATCGTGGCGGGATTTCCCGCCAGGCTCTCCATCGAAACTATGGCGACCTGAAGCCCTATGTGAAAGGCGAGAAGCCAATCACTGAACTGCTGGAGGACGGGGAAAACGACGCCAGCCATCGGTTTTTGGCACAGAGCCAAGCTCAGTTGCAGGAACTGCGTGCGCAGCTTGCGCAGATCGAGCTAAAACATCAGAAAGAGATGGACTTGGCCATCAAGAGCCACATCACCACTCTCATGAACAATGACTTGACCCTGCTCGATTCCAGCGAGGTCCGGAGCACACTAGAAAAGCAGTCACTGCATACGCAATCTCTCATCGAACAGATAGATGGACTGGAATTACAGCTGACCAAAGAGAAAGCGAAAGCTCTGAGGCAGCCAGTTCAAGCTAAAACCGATTTCCCTCAAAACAAAATGGTCATCAGGTACAACCTGGAGACCATTTTCTCGAAAGTGAAAAACAGCGATCCGGATGCAGCCGACCAAGTCGAAGATGCCAAGGAGGCAGCGACCTCAGCGGTTTGCAAAAAACTGAATAGCCTCACCAAGGAAAAAAACCCTCATCTGGTCATTTTTGCGGACCGGTATTGCTCTCAATTTGAGCTTTTTGCAGCCAATTTTCGCTGTGAGAATGCCTACTACCACGCAATCGTTCAGTTGCCCGTATTTTCGAGTTCCAGCCTGAACATGTTCCTACGCGGCCTTGAGGTCGACTACGTCGTGAGCGTCTACGTACCCTATTGCCCAGCAATTACGGTGCTCAAGGCACAGCAGAGTTTTTACTTCCGTGACATTCCGATCTATGAGCTAGCGTGTGCGGAGAAGGCCACTCCACTTTCCATGAACGAGAGGATTGAGAAACTGGTTTACTTCAAAGTGAAGCAGGGCGACTGATGATTTCGATAAAAAAAACACAAGTCGCTTATCAGAGCGTGGAGAGCAATAGGCATGTGACGCACTACATTTTGATAGCCGAGGAGATGGGAAAAAAAGTACTGCTGAGCTATCCCAATATTTTTTTGTATTCCTCGACCCTCTCCTCTATCAAGACATCAGATCGCTACGCCAGCATCATCGCGATGTTCTTCAGCTTCCTCTCGACAGAAGAAAAATTTGCTGGCAGAAGCGCTAGCACCTATCACATTCTGGCAGATAACAGAGATATCAAGCGTTGGCAGGAACGCAGACAAGCTGAGCGAGTGAAGAAGCAAAGCGCTAGGCCATCGTCAGAAACTATTTTCGAAGATGCCAAGGTATTGCTCATATTTTTCCAATGGCTGAACGCCAGTGGTCACCTTACGAACGTCAAAATAGACCTGAAGACGTGGATTCCTGACTTCAAAAACGAGCAAATGCTGAGCTACATCAGGGCAAAAGCGAAAGTCAGTATCAGTGCTAAAAACATCACTGTGCTAGACAAGGAAAGTCGTCAAAAGAAATCCAATTCGCTCATCACCAATGATGAAATCAAGACATTGCTCGCCAGCTATACCGATCCGGTTTACAAGGCCATGTTCAGCCTTGGATTGGGCAGCGCCATGCGGCCGATGGATCTTTGCAAATTTCCTTACATCGGTGCGGGAAAGAACAAGCACATCTTGAGCTTTTCCGAGATGACCAAAGGCGAAAGCACGGTCGAGTACACCGTCCTCGAGAGCAAGGGAAGAAAAACCAGAACCATTACGCTAAACATGAAGGATCTCGAGATTCTGGAAAAGGCCTATATCAAGCCTTTCTATGCGGAGCGAGCACGTAAATACAAGGAAAAGTATGGAAAGCGCTGCCCACCGTCGATCCTGTTTTTGAACGATAAGGGCGACCCTGTAACGCCGGAGAAAATTTCAAACCGGACGAACGACGCGAAGAAGAAAGCAATGCGAGGAAGCCCGAATTTTCGTGAGAAAGTTAGATTTTATGACACTCGTCACTGGTGGCCGACACAATATCTGATTCGTACATTCGGCAAGGACATCATGACTGAGGCGGCTGACGTGCTCAATCTGGCTGCGGGTGAGGTGCTGAAAAATCAGATGGGCCACGAAGATATAAGCACGACTTTCAAATACTACGTCGACATGGCACGCATGCTCATTCATCGAAGCAGAGGCGGCGTGAATGAGCTGGTGACAGCTCCTGATGAAAGCGTCGCCGATTTTCTGGAGAAGACCGACGGGATCAGGATTCTGTAATGCTTCGAACGCATGCCATGAGCGTGCGCCGAAGCCGCGGAATGCCGCGAAACTACCCGGGGGGCTGAGGTGGGGAGCAAGAGATTTGGGTGAGGTCATGGGGAGAGAGACAGTGCACGACCCACTGCGGCTGGAGCAATCCGCCCTTCTCTGCCTGAGTGCCTTTGCCGCTCAGGCTCGTGCCGCCAAATCCGATGCCTGGATAAGCGACTCAATCGAGAGGCTCCTGATGTCGAGTAAAGATTTGCTGTCGTCTTCATTATTCAGCGGTTCTGCATGCTCAATCCACTTCGACGATGGGCATTGTTCGGGGTGTACTGCGAGTCAAAATTAGCGGACGAGAGGCTTATTAGATTGCGCTGAACCGCAGCGAAATTGGCTAAAATTTATACACAGCGAATGGTCTTTGCTGTGATCTCACCAAAATAAAAATGGTGAATTTTTAGGCATTATTACCGCTGCTGAATTGCGACAATTTCAAAGAGTGGTGGATATCGTGACTGATGAACTCCTCGCTCCGCTTAATGACATAACCAACTGCGGAGAAGCCAGGGAGGCCGATCAACAAGCACTCGATGCGCATGGTCGCATCGATTTCGGATTAGCATCTCCGCACAAAAGAAAGACAATGCTTTTCGCCGTGGAACTGAAAGAATCTGCATCCCACCAGCTTTGGATAAATACCAACCCGCTAGCGCGTGACGCCATCTTTGGTGGTGACATCTTTTACTCCGACGCAAATGGCGAACGATGCGCCTGCCTCGCAAGCTTTGCCGAGAGCACGGTCTTATCACCGGACTCGGAGTCAGGCAGCCACATCTCGTCCCGCGAACTGGTTTCCGTTCAATTTGAAGAAGACCCGGTCATCGAGGGGTTGATTCAGCTTGCACTTCTTGCCCTGCAAAAGTCAGAAAACCTAAGCCCGATATTTGCCACTCACTTAGCCGGCGTGCTGCACGCTCACCTCGTCGAGCGCTATGAGTTTTCCCCTGGGAAAATGGTTGTGCCAGGAGGACTGGCCCGATGGCAAGAGCGTCGTGCGAAAGATCTGTTGAGCGCGAACCTATCTCATGAGTTGAAGCTGGAATCGGTCGCGGAAGCGTGCGGTATGTGCTTAGGCACTTTCTCAAAAGCCTTCACTGCGACCGTCGGGACGCCTCCGTATCGCTGGCTCACCCAGCGACGCATTTACTTTTCCTGTGACCTGTTACGTGCTCACCCAAAGATGACGATTGCTGAGGTGGCCTACCGCAGCGGAATTTCGGATCTCTATTATTTCAGTCACCTTTTCAAGAGCTACATTGGTATACCTCCGGGTAGATGGCGACTGACATGTAATGGCGGAGTTAAGAAGAAACTAACACCGAGTGAGTTTTTGTTTATGAGGAAGCAGTCAGCAGAAGACGAGTGAAGAGCTAGGGAATCGGCGCAATTTTCAACCTCGAGGTCTGAAAATATGAACCGCAAAATCCTGTCCGGACTCGCGCTATTTGTCATCGCCATCTATGTGATGAATACGCGTACGCATCTCCCACAAGAGACGCAAAGACCTAATGTCGCTTATGAGAATGCCCTCCCCTTCGGCTCAGTTCATGCGGTCAATGCAGTCGCAAGGACGCCATCTCGTGGCATCACGGTAAAAGTAGCAGAACAGGTAAACGTGGATGGTTTCAACGATGGCGGGGCCACCTCCGCCCGCTACCCTTCGGAGCATTGGAGGCGCCAAGGCTCGTCGACATTCGTCAAATACAAGGCAGGCGGGATTGGGTCTGATGAGGTGGCTATGTCGAAGTGACCAGTTCCCCACTTTGGGCAACTTCAGACGCGCGGCGAAGCTGCAAGCGGCTGGCTCAGAGCGAGATTTAGGGCAAGGCAAGAGGATGCGATGACGAGCCTCGGGGCAGATTCAGTATCGCTGACTAAGCTATGTAGAACCCCTCAACGGGGCCTAGGTAACATGCCGGGCTGCCATACAGAACCCATGCAAGGGGATTCATGAAGATTGCTCCTCATACACTGAGGAAAACTACGAGGCTGAGTGTGTGGGATTGCTCGTACTGATGCGATTTCAAACAGCCGAAGCGAGCAGGTACGGTCATGAACACCGTCTCTATTCAGCGGAAACTTGATGTGAAAATTGGTGCGATGGGAAACCTACCAATGGCGCTATTTGGCGCCATCATGGGCCTTAGCGGTCTCTCTGTTGCCTGGCGTCTGGCTAGCGACAATATGAGTGCGCCGCATTGGATAGGCCAGTGCATTGGCTACATGGCTTTGCTGGTTTTCGCTGCAATGGCGGCGGGATATGCGATCAAAATCTGGAGCAGCGCCGGTGGTGCTCGCCGCGAGTTCACGTCACTTTTTTCCGGCGATTTGTTCGGCCCCTCCATGATCAGCCTGTTGCTGATTCCTCTCATAGTGGCTGATATCAATCTCGCTGTGGATCGTACCGTATGGGTACTTGGGGCAGTTGGGATTGCGGTTTTTGCGTGGATGATTCTGGGACGGTGGATGGAGATTCGACATCATGCAGAAAATATCACGCCCTCATGGCTCGTTCCCCTCATCGGGGGGATCAACGTGATCCTGGCCATCCCAGCGCCGCATGTGCACACGAACTACGGCTTTGTGATGTTCTGCATTACAACTGCCTTATTCTTCGTGGTTCCACTCATAACCCAGATCTTCCCTCAGAGAATGTTTCACGGGCGTATGCCTCAAAGATATCGACGCACCATTCTGCTCGTAGCCGTCCCATTTGTAGTGGGATTTTCGATTTGCCTAATGATCCTGGGTCACATTAATGAAGTAGCTGAAGCTCTCATTATTCTGATGCTTTTCCTTTTAGCAGTGATGCTGGGCCGCCTGTGGAACCTCATTAGTAGTTCTCCATTTAGCCTGTCATGGTGGGCTGTGAGCTTCCCCCTCGTGGCATCGTCAGCCGTCACCTTTCGCTACGCCGATCATGCTCATAACGTTTACACCGACGCCATCGCGATCTTCTTGCTAGGGTTCGCCTCCGTTGTAGTTTTCGGATTGCTCGTGCGCACACTGGTGAGCATCTGGCGTCATGAACTTCGCTTGGGGCAGTTGAAGGCGAAGATTTAGGTTAGAAAAACGGAGCTTGAT from Pseudomonas helmanticensis includes:
- a CDS encoding tyrosine-type recombinase/integrase, whose product is MSDFNAMEISDDEDSLDAELIAEFELDRQDAALSELADLIHESNVVPGSNIGLAKKLELDPTGSFSVSDYARYSDPVWPFENANNMFPNRVKFDRTLEGSNTLKRALIFHLIPDFSPFNAIRSYSTTKSKGYAYRVLEKYVFQANKLNATPAHIQIISTPMLLAALDEAKNSQASSDYKELYFFIRFWGALSAQKLIPPELCLQADLRKVDTKERQRDIVAHFTGLMQAWVPYSESDLEKLMDYSLFWLEEAIPHVLEAKRHVEENGYQKIAGYSIGRAQELPTFEKLFNVEIKGKKVLGYGKRIATHKRNAQYNYTWIADYGITLDHIRNAIFIMLALVTGMRKSELSRVKFDHIYTDENGVFWITVTRTKTSKDPIYKGETQALPLPEFVGTKIREFEELRSIEPFMREGFLFQANQSVRPLKKATPAIINTLIIQLKSQINVDRIHCHRFRKTIAEILINRDERNIDLIRFLFGHHSYAMSMKYIARNPYLVRSVAQALEESFSHEFHEIVSAVRDGAYSGETANRLASQIAERPADFSGKQLKTSILVYVTHLITSGEPIFINRTAMGTYCVSAEHFTIDNLPPCLKGRAVLDENLMPDPSNCQIECRHAVVVEKAKQSIQDNIVFYQALLSNAAGGITKSVKTSLLKRIEAHESHLENLNTSRQSKQRLISLVEASA
- a CDS encoding site-specific integrase, whose product is MISIKKTQVAYQSVESNRHVTHYILIAEEMGKKVLLSYPNIFLYSSTLSSIKTSDRYASIIAMFFSFLSTEEKFAGRSASTYHILADNRDIKRWQERRQAERVKKQSARPSSETIFEDAKVLLIFFQWLNASGHLTNVKIDLKTWIPDFKNEQMLSYIRAKAKVSISAKNITVLDKESRQKKSNSLITNDEIKTLLASYTDPVYKAMFSLGLGSAMRPMDLCKFPYIGAGKNKHILSFSEMTKGESTVEYTVLESKGRKTRTITLNMKDLEILEKAYIKPFYAERARKYKEKYGKRCPPSILFLNDKGDPVTPEKISNRTNDAKKKAMRGSPNFREKVRFYDTRHWWPTQYLIRTFGKDIMTEAADVLNLAAGEVLKNQMGHEDISTTFKYYVDMARMLIHRSRGGVNELVTAPDESVADFLEKTDGIRIL
- a CDS encoding helix-turn-helix domain-containing protein produces the protein MTDELLAPLNDITNCGEAREADQQALDAHGRIDFGLASPHKRKTMLFAVELKESASHQLWINTNPLARDAIFGGDIFYSDANGERCACLASFAESTVLSPDSESGSHISSRELVSVQFEEDPVIEGLIQLALLALQKSENLSPIFATHLAGVLHAHLVERYEFSPGKMVVPGGLARWQERRAKDLLSANLSHELKLESVAEACGMCLGTFSKAFTATVGTPPYRWLTQRRIYFSCDLLRAHPKMTIAEVAYRSGISDLYYFSHLFKSYIGIPPGRWRLTCNGGVKKKLTPSEFLFMRKQSAEDE